In Achromobacter spanius, the following proteins share a genomic window:
- a CDS encoding Rid family detoxifying hydrolase, whose protein sequence is MSKQIIHTDAAPAAVGPYSQAVAVTGTKTVYLSGQIGLEPGTGDLVSENFDAQVRQAFANMQAVITEAGGTLDNVVKLTLFLTDLGKFTAANSIMAEIIPQPFPARSTIGVASLPKGAQFEVEAIMVL, encoded by the coding sequence ATGAGCAAGCAAATCATCCATACCGACGCCGCACCCGCCGCCGTTGGCCCTTACTCGCAAGCGGTTGCCGTTACCGGCACCAAGACTGTCTACCTGTCGGGCCAGATCGGCCTGGAACCGGGCACGGGCGATCTGGTCTCCGAGAATTTCGACGCACAAGTGCGTCAGGCCTTCGCCAACATGCAAGCCGTGATCACCGAAGCCGGTGGCACGCTGGACAACGTGGTCAAGCTGACCTTGTTCCTGACCGACCTGGGCAAGTTCACCGCCGCCAACTCCATCATGGCCGAGATCATTCCGCAGCCGTTCCCGGCGCGCTCGACCATTGGGGTGGCCAGCCTGCCCAAGGGCGCGCAGTTCGAAGTCGAAGCCATCATGGTTCTGTAA
- a CDS encoding LysR substrate-binding domain-containing protein, which yields MTLTELKYIVAVARERHFGRAAEACFVSQPTLSVAIRKLEDELGVTLFERGGAEVGVTPIGQRIVAQAQKVLEESASIKEIARQGHDPLAGPLRVGVIHTIGPYLLPKLVPVQIGRTPQMPLLLQENFTVRLVELLRQGEIDCAIMALPLPEAGLVMQPLYDEPFIVAVPNDHELAQRKSIDAQDLKQQTMLLLGSGHCFRDQVLEVCPELSRFSAASDGIQRTFEGSSLETIRHMVAAGIGVTVLPITAVPEHPPSNSLLRYLPFDGHVPERRVVLAWRRSFPRLAAIEALAQAVYECELPGVKMLADEVAAIQD from the coding sequence ATGACTCTCACCGAACTCAAGTACATCGTTGCCGTCGCGCGCGAACGCCACTTCGGGCGCGCCGCCGAAGCCTGTTTCGTCAGCCAACCCACGCTGTCGGTCGCGATACGCAAGCTGGAAGACGAACTGGGCGTGACGCTGTTCGAACGCGGCGGCGCCGAGGTGGGCGTTACCCCCATCGGCCAACGCATCGTCGCGCAGGCGCAGAAGGTGCTGGAAGAAAGCGCCAGCATCAAAGAGATTGCGCGACAGGGTCATGACCCGCTGGCCGGCCCCTTGCGCGTGGGCGTCATCCATACCATCGGACCCTACCTGCTGCCCAAACTGGTTCCCGTGCAAATCGGCCGCACCCCGCAAATGCCGCTGCTGCTGCAAGAGAACTTCACCGTGCGCCTGGTGGAACTGTTGCGACAGGGTGAAATCGACTGCGCCATCATGGCGCTGCCGCTGCCCGAAGCGGGCCTGGTCATGCAGCCGCTGTACGACGAACCCTTCATCGTCGCCGTGCCTAACGACCACGAACTGGCCCAACGAAAATCCATCGACGCTCAGGACCTGAAGCAGCAGACCATGCTGCTGTTGGGCAGCGGCCATTGCTTTCGCGACCAGGTGCTGGAGGTTTGCCCTGAGCTGTCACGCTTTTCAGCGGCCAGCGACGGCATCCAGCGCACCTTCGAAGGCTCGTCCCTGGAAACCATCCGCCACATGGTCGCCGCCGGCATCGGCGTGACCGTCCTGCCCATCACCGCCGTGCCGGAACACCCGCCCAGCAACAGCCTGCTGCGCTACCTGCCGTTTGATGGCCATGTTCCCGAACGGCGCGTCGTCCTGGCGTGGCGCCGCAGCTTCCCCCGCCTGGCCGCCATCGAAGCCCTGGCCCAAGCCGTCTACGAATGTGAATTGCCCGGCGTCAAGATGCTGGCCGACGAGGTGGCGGCGATACAGGACTAG
- a CDS encoding SDR family NAD(P)-dependent oxidoreductase — MKMFEGCAAGPPRCVLITGATGAIGGALALEYARAGTQTLVLQGRNAARLQALAEACGALGARAVTQLLDIRDHDALMAWLGAVSDTEMPDLVVVNAGVNINTGPNQRGEDWQGIQRLLDVNIKAAFATVQGVLAGMRKRRGGQIALISSLAAWRGLPETPSYCASKAAIKVYGEAMRIAMADEGIKFNVVMPGYVESQMCADMPGPKPFLWKPDKAARAIRRGLAANRPRISFPLPLSLGCFLLSTIHPTASEWVLRRLGYGA, encoded by the coding sequence ATGAAAATGTTCGAAGGCTGTGCGGCCGGACCGCCTCGTTGTGTATTGATTACCGGCGCAACGGGTGCAATCGGCGGGGCGCTTGCACTGGAGTACGCGCGGGCAGGAACGCAAACCCTGGTTTTGCAGGGGCGTAACGCCGCCCGCCTTCAAGCTTTGGCTGAGGCGTGTGGAGCACTTGGAGCGCGTGCGGTCACGCAACTGCTGGATATTCGTGATCATGACGCGCTCATGGCCTGGCTGGGTGCTGTAAGCGATACCGAAATGCCCGATCTTGTCGTCGTCAATGCAGGCGTCAATATCAATACCGGTCCGAATCAGCGGGGAGAGGACTGGCAGGGCATACAAAGGTTGTTGGACGTCAACATCAAAGCGGCCTTTGCGACCGTGCAAGGTGTGCTGGCCGGTATGCGGAAGCGGCGGGGTGGCCAAATTGCGCTGATCAGCTCGCTCGCTGCCTGGCGCGGGCTGCCGGAGACGCCCAGCTACTGTGCCAGCAAGGCCGCGATAAAGGTATATGGCGAGGCCATGCGGATTGCCATGGCCGACGAGGGGATCAAATTCAATGTGGTCATGCCCGGTTATGTCGAATCGCAGATGTGTGCGGATATGCCCGGACCAAAACCCTTTTTGTGGAAACCCGACAAGGCCGCACGGGCTATTCGGCGTGGCTTGGCGGCAAACCGACCGCGCATCAGTTTTCCCCTACCGCTAAGTCTCGGGTGCTTTCTGTTGTCGACGATTCATCCAACGGCATCCGAGTGGGTGCTCAGAAGGTTGGGCTACGGTGCTTGA
- a CDS encoding Dps family protein: MAKSPKKTPSSAPRINIGISDKDRAAVAGELSKLLADSYTLYLMTHNFHWNVTGPMFNTLHQMFMTQYTEEWTALDSIAERIRALGHYAPGTYREYSKLSSIAEPESVPEALEMVRLLVSGNESVAKTARSAFEKADAANDQPTADLLTQRLDVHEKNAWMLRSLLQ, from the coding sequence ATGGCCAAGTCCCCCAAGAAGACCCCGAGCAGCGCCCCGCGCATCAATATCGGCATTTCGGACAAGGACCGCGCCGCCGTCGCCGGCGAATTGTCCAAGCTGCTTGCTGACTCGTACACGCTGTACTTGATGACGCACAACTTCCACTGGAACGTCACGGGGCCCATGTTCAACACGCTGCACCAAATGTTCATGACCCAGTACACCGAAGAGTGGACCGCGCTGGACAGCATCGCCGAACGTATCCGCGCCCTGGGCCACTACGCGCCGGGCACGTACCGCGAATATTCGAAGTTGTCGTCCATTGCCGAACCTGAATCGGTGCCGGAAGCCCTGGAAATGGTTCGCCTGCTGGTCAGCGGAAACGAATCCGTCGCCAAGACCGCCCGTTCCGCCTTTGAAAAGGCCGACGCCGCCAACGACCAACCCACTGCCGACCTGTTGACGCAGCGCTTGGACGTGCATGAGAAGAATGCGTGGATGCTGCGTAGCTTGTTGCAATAA
- the recG gene encoding ATP-dependent DNA helicase RecG gives MPAAAVASKRPGADKNGAGKPMTDTERKLRNLGLVLPEDFVLHLPLRYEDETRVIPISALRPGYAGQVEGEITKSEVQYRPRRQLTATLADETGEIQLRWLNFYPSQQKQISVGKRLRARGEVRSNLFGRQMVHPRMTNADAPLPTALTPVYPSTEGLPQLTLRRAIAQALDRADLSDTLPQEALQRYDLPPFEPAIRALHTPAQGESEQALLDRVHPAWRRIKFDELLAQQLSLAAARAARRIKEAESLPVRNEPGGLVAKLYANLPFKLTAAQERVVQEISADLAKPYPMHRLLQGDVGSGKTVVAAIAAAQAIAGGAQVALMAPTEILAEQHFRKLVSWLQPLGVNVAWLSGSLTAKARREAAAAAADGSVRLVVGTQALIQDHVEFHRLGLSIVDEQHRFGVGQRLALTKKGETVRGRIVPHQLNMSATPIPRTLAMTFFADLDVSVIDELPPGRTPVLTKLVSDARREEVIAHVAQAARGGQQVYWVCPLVEESEALELQTAVDTYEGMRVDLPDLRIGLVHGRLPQAEKAAVMQAFREGEVDLLVATTVIEVGVDVPNASLMVIEHAERFGLAQLHQLRGRVGRGTAESVCVLLYQTPLSQVARERLRAMFETSDGFEIARRDLEQRGPGEFLGTRQSGMALLRFADLETDAAIAEDARDAAVWLRAEHPAAVEAHLTRWMRGREDFLRT, from the coding sequence ATGCCGGCCGCGGCCGTGGCTTCCAAGCGACCCGGCGCCGATAAAAACGGCGCCGGCAAACCCATGACGGATACAGAGCGCAAGCTTCGTAATCTGGGTCTGGTGTTGCCCGAGGACTTCGTGCTGCATCTGCCGCTGCGCTACGAGGACGAAACCCGCGTCATTCCGATCAGCGCCTTGCGGCCGGGCTATGCCGGGCAGGTGGAAGGCGAGATCACAAAATCCGAGGTGCAGTACCGGCCTCGGCGCCAACTCACCGCCACGTTGGCGGACGAGACCGGCGAAATTCAACTGCGCTGGTTGAACTTTTATCCCAGCCAGCAAAAGCAGATCAGCGTCGGTAAGCGCCTGCGCGCGCGCGGGGAAGTCCGCAGCAATCTGTTCGGCCGTCAGATGGTGCACCCGCGCATGACCAATGCCGACGCACCATTGCCCACTGCGCTGACCCCGGTCTACCCCTCCACCGAAGGCCTGCCGCAACTGACGCTGCGCCGCGCCATCGCCCAGGCGCTGGATCGTGCCGACTTGTCTGACACGCTGCCGCAGGAAGCCCTGCAACGCTACGACCTGCCGCCGTTCGAACCGGCCATCCGCGCCTTGCATACCCCCGCGCAGGGCGAGTCCGAACAAGCGCTGCTGGACCGCGTGCATCCCGCCTGGCGCCGCATCAAGTTCGATGAACTGCTGGCGCAACAACTGTCGCTAGCCGCCGCGCGCGCCGCCCGCCGCATCAAGGAAGCGGAATCGCTGCCGGTGCGCAATGAACCGGGTGGTTTGGTCGCCAAGCTGTACGCCAACCTGCCGTTCAAACTGACTGCCGCCCAAGAGCGCGTGGTGCAGGAGATTTCGGCTGACCTGGCCAAGCCGTATCCCATGCACCGCCTGTTGCAAGGCGACGTGGGCAGCGGCAAAACCGTGGTCGCCGCCATTGCCGCCGCGCAGGCCATTGCCGGCGGCGCGCAAGTAGCCTTGATGGCGCCCACCGAAATTTTGGCCGAACAACACTTTCGCAAACTGGTGTCGTGGTTGCAGCCCTTGGGCGTGAATGTGGCTTGGCTAAGTGGCAGCCTCACCGCCAAGGCCCGCCGCGAAGCCGCCGCTGCCGCCGCTGATGGCAGCGTGCGACTGGTGGTGGGCACGCAGGCGCTGATCCAGGACCACGTTGAATTTCATCGCCTGGGCCTGTCCATCGTCGACGAGCAGCACCGCTTTGGCGTCGGCCAGCGCCTGGCCCTGACCAAAAAGGGCGAAACCGTGCGCGGACGCATCGTCCCACATCAATTGAACATGAGCGCCACGCCCATTCCGCGCACGCTGGCCATGACGTTCTTCGCGGACCTGGACGTCTCGGTTATCGACGAATTACCGCCGGGCCGCACCCCCGTGCTGACCAAGCTGGTCTCAGACGCGCGGCGTGAAGAAGTCATTGCCCACGTCGCCCAGGCGGCGCGTGGCGGGCAGCAAGTGTATTGGGTCTGTCCGCTGGTGGAAGAAAGTGAAGCCCTGGAACTGCAGACGGCGGTGGACACCTATGAAGGCATGCGGGTTGACCTGCCTGACCTGCGCATTGGCCTGGTCCATGGCCGCCTGCCTCAAGCAGAAAAAGCCGCCGTCATGCAGGCGTTCCGCGAAGGCGAGGTTGACCTCTTGGTCGCCACCACCGTCATCGAAGTGGGCGTGGACGTGCCCAATGCATCGCTGATGGTCATCGAACACGCCGAGCGTTTCGGCCTGGCGCAACTGCATCAGTTGCGCGGGCGGGTAGGGCGCGGCACCGCCGAATCGGTCTGTGTGCTGCTCTACCAGACGCCGCTGTCGCAAGTAGCGCGCGAACGCCTGCGCGCCATGTTTGAAACGTCGGACGGCTTTGAGATTGCCCGGCGCGACCTGGAACAGCGCGGCCCTGGCGAATTCCTGGGCACGCGGCAATCCGGCATGGCGCTGCTGCGTTTTGCCGACCTGGAAACCGACGCCGCCATTGCGGAAGACGCGCGCGATGCGGCGGTATGGCTGCGGGCCGAACACCCCGCGGCGGTCGAGGCGCATCTGACGCGCTGGATGCGTGGTCGCGAAGACTTCCTGCGGACCTGA
- a CDS encoding acyclic terpene utilization AtuA family protein, producing MPQSPLLIGCASGFSGDRSDGAAAVVRTLAAQGGGTLIFETLAERTLALAQLARNDDPDRGYEPLLDELVSPVLADCLRHGINIVSNFGAANPQAAARRIAAIAREQGLPVPRIAVIHGDALNTPEQRALLQERLGAVLAGHDVVSATAYLGATEIAEALAAGAQVVVAGRVADPSLTLGPALAHFGWDAADWPRLGRATMAGHMLECGLQVTGGYFCVPGLKEVPDVHAAGFPIAQIDADGEFIIGKADATGGAVDARTVKEQLLYEVHDPARYLTPDVVADLSQARVMELGGNRVAVHGITGHARPSELKVNVCYRGGWLAEAEISYAGVQAEARARLAADIVQKRLGSSFTLRADLIGAISILGDDAGEMRRALPDSHARDVRLRLAGEHADRGQAERILREVTALYTCGPAGGGGVRTALRPRLNMLSCTIPRDAVQSGWNFLEAIAP from the coding sequence ATGCCTCAATCTCCCCTGCTTATCGGCTGTGCCTCTGGCTTTTCGGGCGACCGAAGCGATGGCGCCGCCGCCGTGGTGCGCACCCTGGCCGCACAGGGCGGCGGCACGCTTATCTTCGAGACACTTGCCGAACGCACGCTGGCGCTGGCGCAACTGGCGCGCAACGACGACCCCGATCGCGGCTATGAACCGCTGCTGGACGAGTTGGTGTCGCCGGTGTTGGCCGACTGCCTGCGCCACGGCATCAACATCGTCAGCAACTTCGGCGCGGCCAACCCCCAGGCGGCCGCCCGACGCATTGCGGCCATCGCACGCGAACAGGGCTTGCCCGTGCCGCGCATTGCGGTCATCCATGGCGACGCGCTGAACACGCCCGAGCAACGCGCCCTGTTGCAAGAACGCTTGGGCGCCGTGCTGGCCGGACACGACGTGGTCAGCGCGACGGCCTATCTGGGCGCTACGGAAATCGCAGAGGCCTTGGCGGCCGGTGCACAGGTGGTGGTGGCCGGCCGCGTGGCCGACCCATCGCTCACGCTGGGTCCGGCATTGGCTCACTTTGGCTGGGACGCGGCAGACTGGCCCCGCCTGGGCCGCGCCACCATGGCCGGCCACATGCTGGAATGCGGCTTGCAGGTGACGGGGGGCTACTTCTGCGTGCCGGGCCTGAAAGAGGTGCCCGACGTGCACGCTGCCGGTTTTCCCATTGCGCAGATTGATGCCGACGGCGAATTCATCATCGGCAAGGCCGACGCCACCGGCGGCGCGGTGGACGCCCGCACGGTAAAGGAACAGCTTCTGTACGAAGTCCACGACCCCGCGCGTTATCTCACGCCCGATGTGGTGGCTGACCTGAGCCAGGCGCGTGTCATGGAACTGGGCGGCAACCGCGTCGCCGTGCACGGCATCACCGGCCACGCACGGCCGTCCGAATTGAAGGTCAACGTCTGCTATCGCGGTGGGTGGCTGGCCGAAGCCGAGATCTCTTACGCTGGCGTGCAAGCCGAAGCGCGCGCCCGCCTGGCGGCAGACATCGTGCAAAAGCGGCTGGGATCCTCATTCACGTTGCGCGCCGACCTGATCGGCGCCATCAGCATCCTGGGCGACGACGCAGGCGAAATGCGCCGCGCGCTGCCCGATTCCCATGCGCGCGATGTGCGCCTGCGCCTGGCGGGCGAACACGCCGACCGCGGCCAGGCCGAACGCATCCTGCGCGAAGTCACGGCGCTGTACACCTGCGGCCCAGCCGGCGGCGGCGGCGTGCGCACCGCACTGCGGCCGCGGCTGAACATGCTGTCGTGCACCATCCCCCGCGACGCCGTACAAAGCGGCTGGAACTTCCTGGAGGCCATCGCGCCATGA
- a CDS encoding polysaccharide biosynthesis/export family protein yields MSDGQAQNYTVIDLSAETITPYMRLPEPAPSGAVALPSVPEIHLVPGDVLRVMIADSSTEGAIFAPLAVGGTVFDSLRIDSEGTISLPYVGRKAVAGKTPNEVEALIRKKLKGVTGDPQVQVSLTGDLSGSVLVVGAVKTPGRFSALQGPLTLLDAINRAGGPLLEPHLIRVVVRTGERSYQFNYEDLLSGNNQVLPPGAEVVLERARKRFVAMGAVGDPGLHDLPSNNPSLLEVLGKVKGLNETKADAAGVFVFRLVVSTGPGTGGMQSRAEVFRLNLKEPAAMFLARQFLVQPEDAVYVTNAAVYEWQKIISPIVQVLVLGRTVDSF; encoded by the coding sequence ATGAGCGACGGTCAAGCGCAAAACTACACGGTGATTGATTTATCCGCTGAGACGATCACGCCCTATATGCGATTGCCCGAGCCTGCGCCAAGTGGCGCGGTAGCGCTGCCCTCGGTGCCTGAAATTCATCTGGTGCCGGGTGACGTGCTCCGAGTGATGATCGCTGACTCGTCGACGGAGGGCGCCATTTTTGCGCCATTGGCCGTGGGAGGGACTGTCTTTGACAGCCTACGCATCGATAGCGAAGGAACCATTTCACTGCCCTATGTGGGACGGAAGGCGGTCGCCGGGAAGACGCCAAATGAAGTCGAGGCCTTGATCCGAAAAAAGCTCAAGGGCGTCACGGGCGACCCCCAGGTGCAGGTGTCGTTGACCGGCGATTTGTCGGGATCTGTTCTTGTCGTGGGCGCGGTCAAGACACCCGGTCGCTTTTCAGCATTGCAGGGCCCGTTGACGCTGCTTGATGCGATTAACCGGGCTGGCGGGCCGCTACTGGAACCGCATTTGATTCGCGTGGTGGTGCGCACGGGCGAAAGGTCGTATCAGTTCAACTACGAGGATCTGCTTTCAGGGAATAACCAAGTCTTGCCCCCGGGTGCTGAAGTCGTGCTTGAGCGTGCACGCAAGCGCTTCGTGGCAATGGGGGCTGTCGGAGACCCGGGGTTGCATGATCTGCCGTCGAATAACCCCAGCCTGCTGGAGGTGTTGGGCAAGGTCAAGGGGCTTAACGAGACCAAGGCCGACGCTGCCGGAGTATTCGTATTTCGGTTGGTGGTTTCCACGGGTCCCGGCACGGGCGGGATGCAGTCAAGGGCTGAGGTATTCCGATTGAATCTTAAAGAACCGGCAGCCATGTTTTTGGCGCGCCAGTTTCTTGTGCAACCCGAGGACGCCGTGTATGTCACGAATGCCGCCGTCTACGAATGGCAAAAGATAATATCTCCCATTGTCCAGGTGCTGGTCCTGGGGCGTACTGTCGACAGCTTTTGA
- a CDS encoding ABC transporter permease, with translation MPMILALVYYSAFALDRYLSTAQVAVRQVGNAETPQVPGLAVMLSGLNPTSREETLYLREFLTSQDMLDVLQQKVDWSSHYSGRWQDPIFWLSGSAQREDLLEYYRRVVSAQFNEQTGLLTVSVQAFDAVFAKEVLKIMLAESERFVNELSHRMAREQMAFAQSELAKARTEYEDRREDMLRFQNDNNLLDAEATAKARAGIIADLEANLTKERTLLKGLIGTLNADTPQIRQQRNRISAVEQQLASEIQRLVSQKGGDKLNVVASRYRNLAIDAAISEEAYKFAVSSVESTRMEASKKLRSLVTVVSPNLPDRAVYPERIYNLITLLVALGLLYGIARFVIATVEDHRD, from the coding sequence ATGCCAATGATCCTGGCTTTGGTGTACTACAGCGCGTTCGCACTGGATAGATACTTAAGCACCGCACAAGTCGCCGTTAGGCAGGTGGGGAATGCCGAAACCCCTCAAGTGCCGGGCCTGGCAGTCATGTTGAGCGGGCTTAACCCGACCTCTCGCGAAGAGACCTTGTATCTCAGGGAGTTCCTGACTTCGCAGGACATGCTGGATGTGTTGCAGCAGAAGGTGGATTGGTCATCACATTATTCTGGGCGCTGGCAAGATCCCATTTTTTGGTTATCTGGCAGTGCTCAGCGAGAAGATCTGCTCGAATACTACAGGCGCGTCGTGTCCGCCCAATTCAACGAGCAAACTGGTCTGTTGACAGTGAGTGTGCAGGCGTTCGACGCGGTATTCGCTAAAGAGGTGCTGAAAATCATGTTGGCCGAAAGCGAGCGCTTCGTAAATGAGTTGTCGCATCGCATGGCGCGCGAGCAAATGGCATTTGCGCAAAGCGAACTTGCCAAGGCCAGAACTGAATATGAAGACCGTCGAGAAGACATGCTCAGATTCCAAAATGATAATAATCTGCTTGACGCCGAAGCCACCGCAAAAGCCCGGGCAGGGATAATTGCCGATCTGGAAGCAAATCTGACCAAAGAACGGACCCTGCTTAAGGGCTTGATCGGTACCTTGAATGCCGATACGCCGCAAATTCGCCAGCAGCGCAATCGAATCAGCGCCGTCGAGCAGCAGTTGGCATCCGAGATCCAGCGCCTGGTATCGCAAAAGGGGGGAGATAAGCTGAATGTCGTCGCGTCACGATATCGAAATCTGGCCATAGACGCAGCGATTTCAGAAGAAGCCTATAAATTCGCCGTGAGTTCGGTGGAGTCCACTCGGATGGAAGCCAGCAAGAAGCTCCGCAGTCTGGTTACCGTGGTATCTCCCAATCTTCCCGATCGCGCTGTGTATCCGGAAAGAATATATAACCTGATCACCTTGCTAGTGGCTTTGGGGCTGCTGTATGGCATTGCCCGGTTCGTGATCGCGACCGTGGAAGATCACCGTGACTAA
- a CDS encoding LTA synthase family protein codes for MAATAVHVGIWTLAFALELALFRRPWFGVMNVLAIQLLIVSVSNAKFRVLREPFVYPDVEYFLDAVRHPRLYLPFFGIDRAVGAAGGYALALLAGLTLEDSVTAGVWLVSFRELSRDQMLDPAAPEALFLTCTLAMAAAGAIVAKLAGRCVRVAFKADKDLGRLGMVACLWAYGRSEKQPTTVQRAGAPFLRANRPGTLPATLPNLIAIQSESFFDARRIYPELVKDDVLSNFDVLKTQAVEHGRLKVAAWGANTVRTEFAFLSGMEAEALGIHQFNPYRRLAPEGVATIASYLRSLGYRTICVHPHHRTFYRRDRVLPRLGFDEFIGIEAFEGERREGAYVGDIALGGQVAKILQRASAKAPLYVHAITMENHGPLHWEKVTASDIACVFKAPMPEGCEDLVAYARHLRHADAMFGALRQTLASAEQPASLCIFGDHVPIMPRVYQRLGQADGTTDYVMWHSWRTDRAQGAAGYQRHVRTLAEAWLKEAGLQIQHR; via the coding sequence ATGGCCGCAACGGCGGTGCATGTCGGGATCTGGACGCTGGCATTCGCCCTCGAACTGGCTCTGTTTCGCCGGCCCTGGTTTGGTGTGATGAACGTGTTGGCGATCCAGTTGTTGATCGTGTCGGTAAGCAACGCAAAGTTCCGCGTGCTTAGGGAGCCTTTCGTCTATCCGGACGTTGAGTACTTTCTGGATGCTGTACGGCATCCGAGGCTGTATCTGCCCTTTTTCGGAATTGATCGTGCCGTGGGAGCAGCAGGGGGGTACGCCCTGGCGTTGCTGGCGGGGTTGACCCTGGAAGACTCGGTCACGGCGGGGGTGTGGCTGGTTTCCTTCAGGGAATTGTCGCGGGATCAGATGCTTGACCCTGCCGCGCCAGAGGCATTGTTCTTGACGTGCACGCTGGCTATGGCGGCTGCGGGGGCGATCGTGGCGAAGTTGGCCGGGCGATGCGTACGCGTTGCCTTCAAGGCCGATAAAGATCTTGGTCGTCTGGGCATGGTTGCATGCCTTTGGGCGTACGGGCGCAGTGAGAAGCAGCCGACCACCGTCCAGCGCGCCGGAGCACCATTCCTTCGGGCCAATCGTCCGGGCACCTTGCCCGCTACCTTGCCCAATCTCATCGCCATTCAAAGCGAGTCGTTCTTCGATGCACGGCGTATCTATCCGGAGTTGGTGAAGGACGACGTCCTGTCGAACTTCGATGTGTTGAAGACTCAGGCGGTCGAGCATGGGCGCCTGAAAGTGGCCGCATGGGGGGCCAACACCGTACGAACGGAGTTCGCGTTTCTTTCAGGCATGGAGGCTGAAGCGCTGGGCATCCACCAGTTCAATCCCTATCGCAGGCTGGCGCCCGAAGGCGTCGCGACCATTGCGTCCTATCTCCGTTCATTGGGCTACCGCACGATCTGCGTACACCCGCATCACCGGACGTTCTACCGGCGTGACCGGGTCCTGCCGCGGTTGGGGTTTGATGAGTTCATCGGGATTGAGGCGTTCGAGGGTGAGCGGCGCGAGGGGGCGTACGTGGGAGACATCGCGCTGGGCGGCCAGGTGGCCAAGATCTTGCAGCGTGCATCCGCCAAAGCGCCTTTGTACGTGCACGCAATAACGATGGAGAATCACGGCCCCTTGCATTGGGAGAAGGTCACCGCCAGCGATATCGCTTGCGTCTTCAAGGCGCCAATGCCAGAGGGCTGCGAAGACCTTGTTGCCTACGCAAGGCACCTGCGCCACGCAGACGCAATGTTCGGGGCGTTACGGCAGACGTTGGCCAGCGCCGAACAGCCTGCTTCGCTATGCATCTTTGGTGACCACGTGCCGATCATGCCGCGCGTCTATCAGCGTCTGGGTCAAGCAGACGGCACAACAGACTACGTGATGTGGCACTCATGGCGCACCGACCGTGCGCAGGGTGCCGCCGGGTATCAAAGGCATGTGCGCACGTTGGCTGAAGCGTGGCTCAAAGAAGCTGGATTACAGATCCAGCACAGGTAA
- a CDS encoding LysR family transcriptional regulator, with protein MNLSARQLRAFVALADERHFTRAAQRCHLTQPAFSALIRQLEDSAGLRLFDRNTRHVELTAEGRVLDASARRLLADMDLVMEDMRDHAARRRGRVALAALPSLAAGWLPGLLARFGQAHPGIVVDLRDALLDPCLDMVQSGQVDFAVASRRADMTDLDSEFLHADRYFLVCRVDHPLAQQAKVRLRDIARYPVIQLARGSSVRKHLDEAFGADAPLPVFEVEHLATVTGLVRAGLGVSVVPAMTLFHFASQDLRVVPLAGRALTRPLYLVQRKGRSLSVAAQALADLLIAHRGDIGGAGHQAEV; from the coding sequence ATGAATCTATCTGCCCGGCAACTGCGCGCCTTTGTTGCGCTTGCCGACGAACGCCATTTCACGCGGGCCGCGCAGCGCTGCCATCTGACGCAGCCCGCCTTCAGTGCGCTGATCCGGCAACTGGAAGACAGCGCCGGGCTCAGGCTGTTTGACCGCAACACCCGGCACGTTGAGCTGACCGCCGAGGGCAGGGTGCTGGATGCGTCCGCGCGCCGCCTGCTGGCGGACATGGACCTGGTGATGGAAGACATGCGCGACCACGCCGCCCGCCGCCGTGGCCGCGTGGCGCTGGCCGCGCTGCCGTCGCTGGCCGCGGGCTGGTTGCCTGGCCTGCTGGCCCGCTTTGGACAGGCGCATCCGGGCATCGTGGTGGACTTGCGCGACGCCTTGCTGGACCCATGCCTGGACATGGTGCAAAGCGGGCAGGTGGATTTCGCCGTGGCCTCGCGCCGGGCCGACATGACGGACCTGGACAGCGAATTCCTGCATGCCGATCGGTATTTTCTGGTGTGCAGGGTGGATCATCCCCTGGCACAGCAGGCCAAGGTGCGGCTTCGGGATATCGCCCGCTACCCCGTCATTCAGCTTGCGCGCGGCAGCAGTGTGCGCAAACATCTGGACGAGGCCTTCGGCGCCGATGCGCCTTTGCCCGTGTTTGAAGTGGAGCATCTGGCCACCGTGACCGGGCTGGTTCGCGCCGGGCTGGGGGTGTCGGTTGTGCCCGCCATGACGCTGTTTCATTTCGCCAGCCAGGACTTGCGCGTGGTGCCGCTGGCCGGGCGCGCGCTGACCCGGCCGCTTTACCTGGTGCAGCGCAAAGGCCGCAGCTTGTCGGTGGCCGCGCAGGCGTTGGCGGACTTGTTGATTGCGCATCGGGGCGATATCGGCGGCGCCGGCCATCAGGCAGAGGTATGA